The following are encoded together in the Micromonospora lupini genome:
- a CDS encoding GatB/YqeY domain-containing protein: MSTLKDRLTADMRSALKARDELTTSTLRMALAAVGTAEVAGKAKRELTDDEVLAVLTKEAKKRREAATAFADAGRAEQAAKETAEGEVLDRYLPRQLSDADLTELVAGALAAGGFTGKAQMGPAMKAAQAAVAGQAEGGRVAAEVRRQLGL; encoded by the coding sequence ATGAGCACGCTGAAGGACCGCCTCACCGCCGACATGCGTTCCGCCCTCAAGGCGCGCGACGAGCTGACCACCTCCACGCTGCGGATGGCCCTGGCCGCCGTCGGCACCGCCGAGGTGGCCGGCAAGGCCAAGCGCGAGCTGACCGACGACGAGGTGCTCGCGGTGTTGACCAAGGAGGCCAAGAAGCGCCGGGAGGCGGCCACCGCCTTCGCCGACGCGGGCCGCGCCGAGCAGGCCGCGAAGGAGACCGCCGAGGGTGAGGTGCTGGACCGCTACCTGCCCAGGCAGCTCTCCGACGCCGACCTGACGGAGCTGGTCGCGGGGGCGCTCGCCGCGGGCGGCTTCACCGGCAAGGCCCAGATGGGCCCGGCCATGAAGGCGGCCCAGGCCGCGGTGGCCGGCCAGGCCGAGGGTGGTCGGGTCGCCGCCGAGGTACGTCGACAGCTCGGCCTCTGA